From Nicotiana tabacum cultivar K326 chromosome 20, ASM71507v2, whole genome shotgun sequence, one genomic window encodes:
- the LOC107830478 gene encoding uncharacterized protein LOC107830478: MAKDQASFFSFRSCCYILVFFSAFSSIPLLYWSYSFGYGYSYIQMTVNNENKPINLLRFSKAWNHLVFSSKPPQRLLKIALFVKKWPDEQHAGGLERHALTLHLALAKRGHELHIFTASSYNSTLPLYPLMRNLRFHISRPTAGGYLDQAVVWKQFQVENATQRPFDVIHTESVGLRHTRSNNLNNLAVSWHGIAYETIHSDIIQELLRNTKDPRSNALTERVKKVVDEVKFFQSYAHHIATSDHAGDVLKRIYMIPEERVHVILNGVNEEIFKPDVSKGNDFRLNLSIPKSKSLILGLAGRLVKDKGHPLMFEALKQIFNENSTFRDSVIVLVAGNGPWGARYKDLGSTNVMVLGPLEQAQLATFYNAIDVFINPTLRAQGLDHTLLEAILTGKPLIATKLASITGSIIVSKEMGYTYAPTVGELKKVLYEVWDDGKEILKQKGRFARERGLKLFTATKMAAAYERLFLCISGDVKQGKKHDNYCSYQPQFN; this comes from the coding sequence ATGGCAAAAGATCAAGCTTCCTTTTTCAGTTTTCGATCTTGTTGCTACATTCTTGTTTTTTTCTCTGCCTTCTCATCCATTCCTCTCCTCTACTGGTCTTATTCCTTTGGCTATGGCTATTCCTATATCCAAATGACAGTGAACAATGAAAACAAACCAATTAATCTCCTTAGATTCTCAAAAGCTTGGAACCATCTTGTCTTTTCATCAAAACCACCTCAAAGGCTCCTTAAAATTGCTCTGTTTGTCAAGAAATGGCCAGATGAACAACACGCGGGAGGACTTGAACGACACGCCTTAACACTCCATCTCGCCTTAGCCAAACGGGGACACGAGCTTCATATCTTCACAGCTTCATCCTATAATTCAACCTTGCCTTTATATCCCCTAATGAGGAATCTCCGTTTTCACATCTCGAGGCCTACTGCTGGTGGATATCTTGACCAAGCCGTTGTTTGGAAGCAATTTCAAGTAGAAAATGCAACACAAAGGCCATTTGATGTGATTCATACAGAGAGTGTAGGCCTCAGGCATACAAGATCAAATAACCTTAATAATCTTGCGGTTAGCTGGCATGGAATTGCTTATGAAACTATACATTCTGATATCATTCAAGAACTTCTACGAAATACTAAAGATCCACGATCAAATGCTTTGACCGAAAGAGTGAAGAAGGTTGTCGATGAGGTAAAGTTTTTCCAAAGTTATGCTCACCACATTGCCACGAGCGATCATGCTGGAGATGTACTTAAAAGGATCTATATGATCCCTGAAGAACGCGTTCATGTCATTCTAAATGGTGTCAATGAGGAGATATTCAAGCCTGACGTTTCAAAAGGCAATGATTTTAGGTTAAACCTAAGTATCCCAAAATCAAAGTCCCTAATTTTGGGGTTAGCCGGGAGGTTGGTTAAAGATAAGGGACATCCTTTAATGTTTGAAGCCTTAAAACAAATTTTCAACGAAAACTCAACATTCAGGGATAGTGTCATTGTACTAGTTGCTGGAAATGGTCCGTGGGGTGCTCGATACAAAGACCTCGGATCAACTAATGTGATGGTTTTGGGACCATTGGAACAAGCTCAACTAGCAACATTCTACAATGCAATAGATGTATTTATAAACCCAACATTAAGAGCTCAAGGTTTGGATCATACTTTGCTGGAGGCAATCCTAACTGGTAAGCCTTTGATAGCGACGAAACTTGCCAGTATTACGGGGTCTATTATTGTTAGCAAAGAGATGGGGTATACATATGCACCTACAGTAGGGGAACTAAAGAAAGTTTTGTATGAGGTTTGGGACGATGGAAAGGAAATTCTGAAGCAGAAAGGCAGATTTGCTAGGGAGAGAGGTTTGAAGTTGTTTACTGCTACCAAAATGGCTGCAGCATATGAAAGGCTTTTTCTTTGCATCTCAGGTGATGTAAAGCAAGGCAAAAAGCATGACAATTATTGTAGTTACCAACCTCAGTTCAACTGA